The stretch of DNA CGGATGCGGTCAAGACTCCTCCATTTAACGGCTCCCAGAACGAACATGATTCCTATAGCGGCGATCAACTCGATCAGCACCGCCTCCCGAATCCAGCCAAGGAACACATTCATGCTGGTTAATGCCCAGGCATACAGCGTAAATAAGCTCAGCAGCGCCTTTGCCACCTGCCTTATCCGAACCGAAGACGGATGAAGACGCGTAAATAACAGCTCAGCAAAGAAATCAAGCATCAGGTAAGAGATCCAAATGGAGCAGCCAACCAGTACAAGGTTAGCCGCCAAAATATCTGTTGCGTTGACCGTCATGATAATGAGAGCAAGCACTGAGCTCAGCACGAGGAATTTACGGATGAGCTTCGACTCGGGCTTCTTGAAATAGGCATAGCCTCCCATGGCGAGCAGCAGCAGCTCCGTTCCTATGGCGACCAGCTGCTTGATCCAATCCTTCGGCCCGGTTACGCCTCGCAGCTCCTCGCCCTCATGCTGGAAGGTATACGTCTTGATTCGGCTTAGGCTTAAGCCAGACTTACCTCCTGTTTGCTCTGGGGAGACAGGCTCTCCATTCAGGGCCGTTAGCCTATCCCCCGGCTTCACGCCTAGCCCATCCGCACCGGCTCCCCGTTCCACTTCGGTGATCAGCCATACCCCTTCCCGGTGCTCGACTTCAATCCCCATATAGGGGTAAAGCAAGGACTGCCCATGAATATAACAAGCAAGGGTCAGAAATAGAGCAAGCCCTGCGTATATTTTATAGGAACTCTTTTTCGTTAATCTCATCCTCTCACCCACCCTGGTTTATATTACCACCCAGGAACGCCTTAAGGTCGTTAGATTTTATACGCCAACCAGTTGAACCGTAATCCATCCCCAGACGAAGTTAATGAAGACGTGGAAGAGAATCGAGCCATAAATATTTTTGCGGAGCTTGATCCATATTTCCTCAGGAATGAACGGTGCGAGTGGAATGAAAGCCCAGTTCTGCGGAGCCTGCCACATATGATAGATCTGAAAAAGGATCGCAATAACAAGCCAGTCCAGCTTGAGCGAGCCTACTTTTCTCAGCAAATATCCCCGAAAGTAGATTTCCTCGCCTATGAAATTTCCGATCAAGCCAATGACAAGCAAATACCAGGGAAAATCATAATACCCCAACCGCCAGATGTGCCACTCCCCCATATGGAAGAAAGGAAGCGAATCGAGCCAGCCGCTCAGCGGCGGAAATACATATTTCATATAAGGCAGGGAAATAAGGGTGAAGAGG from Paenibacillus sp. CAA11 encodes:
- a CDS encoding CPBP family intramembrane glutamic endopeptidase, which codes for MNAWGRLKGFVNLEDRQYEHFLRKYEARGWKQLMFYLLLALLPGVLTYILIYHLREPLMELTGLSSHNMQFIILALMASGWHILFPLAMLRYADKLTFKESLRYLGFARLDLKGLLVVFPALVILFTLISLPYMKYVFPPLSGWLDSLPFFHMGEWHIWRLGYYDFPWYLLVIGLIGNFIGEEIYFRGYLLRKVGSLKLDWLVIAILFQIYHMWQAPQNWAFIPLAPFIPEEIWIKLRKNIYGSILFHVFINFVWGWITVQLVGV